A part of Arachis hypogaea cultivar Tifrunner chromosome 12, arahy.Tifrunner.gnm2.J5K5, whole genome shotgun sequence genomic DNA contains:
- the LOC112727308 gene encoding glutathione S-transferase L3, with amino-acid sequence MATAGVQEARPAPLTSTSEPPPLFDGTTRLYICYYCPYAQRAWITRNYKGLQEKIKLIPIDLGNRPAWYKEKVYPQNKVPSLEHNGKVIGESLDLIKYIDANFEGPSLVPTDPAKKEFGEQLVSQVDSVTTDLYAALKGDAIRQASPIFDSFENALGKFDDGPFFLGQFSWVDIAYLPFIERFHVVFAEVFKHDITEGRPKLRAFIEEVNKIDAYTQTRFDRKELVDLYKRRFLPQQQ; translated from the exons ATGGCAACTGC TGGTGTGCAAGAAGCTCGTCCTGCTCCACTAACTTCAACTTCCGAACCACCGCCTCTTTTTGATGGAACTACCAG GTTGTACATCTGTTATTATTGCCCCTATGCACAACGTGCATGGATCACCAGAAATTACAAG GGGCTGCAAGAGAAGATCAAATTGATTCCTATTGACCTTGGAAACAGGCCTGCTTGGTACAAGGAGAAAGTCTACCCTCAAAATAAG GTGCCGTCATTGGAGCACAATGGTAAGGTAATTGGAGAAAGTCttgatttgatcaaatatatAGATGCCAACTTTGAAGGGCCATCTCTTGTTCCAACG GATCCTGCAAAGAAAGAGTTTGGTGAGCAATTGGTGTCACAAGTTGATTCAGTCACCACAGATTTGTATGCTGCATTGAAAGGGGATGCTATACGACAAGCAA GTCCTATCTTTGATTCCTTTGAGAATGCTCTTGGAAAATTTGATGATGGGCCATTCTTCCTTGGTCAATTCAGCTGG GTGGATATCGCCTATCTTCCATTCATTGAAAGATTCCACGTGGTCTTTGCTGAGGTTTTCAAGCATGACATCACTGAAGGAAGGCCTAAACTTAGAGCATTCATTGAG GAGGTGAACAAGATTGATGCATATACACAAACAAGGTTTGACAGAAAGGAACTTGTTGATCTTTACAAGAGACGTTTCTTG CCCCAACAGCAGTGA